The following coding sequences lie in one Longimicrobium sp. genomic window:
- a CDS encoding amidohydrolase family protein has translation MLKLIENGEVYTPAPVGKQQVLLTDGKIGKVGEVDRKAVESVGVECEVIDATGCLVVPGFIDPHMHLLGGSGEEGFATQTPEFFIGEIVPYGITTAVGALGVDTTMKTMAGLLAKVKGLNEQGLNAYLWTGGYNIPPSSIMNSVRDDIMFLEEVIGTGEVAISDRRGMNTSAVELARVVSDTYIGGMLARKSGVTHFHVGEMDRRLEPLRLILDEHDIDPRCVYPTHVQRNEKLMAEAVELTRRGCSVDVDTIAEDLPKWLRFYLDAGGDPARLTASSDASISSPRVLSEQVRSCVTEHGFPLEQVLSLVTRNTARILKLEMKGTLEKGKWGDILLLEKGSLEIVHVLSKGVFMVRDGSTVVEERFLDDSMRAIHLVGGKCPDRGSEGSRQ, from the coding sequence GTGCTCAAGCTGATCGAGAACGGGGAAGTCTACACGCCGGCGCCGGTGGGGAAGCAGCAGGTGCTCCTCACCGATGGCAAGATCGGCAAGGTGGGCGAGGTGGACCGCAAGGCCGTCGAGTCCGTCGGCGTGGAGTGCGAGGTGATCGACGCCACGGGATGCCTGGTGGTCCCCGGCTTCATCGATCCCCACATGCACCTCCTGGGCGGGAGCGGCGAGGAAGGGTTCGCCACGCAGACGCCCGAGTTCTTCATCGGCGAGATCGTGCCGTACGGCATCACCACCGCGGTGGGCGCGCTGGGGGTGGACACCACCATGAAGACGATGGCGGGGCTCCTGGCCAAGGTGAAGGGGCTCAACGAGCAGGGGCTCAACGCGTACCTCTGGACGGGCGGCTACAACATCCCGCCCTCCTCCATCATGAACTCGGTGCGCGACGACATCATGTTCCTGGAGGAGGTGATCGGCACCGGCGAGGTCGCCATCTCCGACCGGCGGGGGATGAACACGAGCGCCGTGGAGCTGGCCCGCGTCGTCAGCGACACCTACATCGGCGGGATGCTGGCGAGGAAGTCAGGGGTGACGCACTTCCACGTGGGCGAGATGGACCGCCGGCTGGAGCCGCTGCGCCTGATCCTGGACGAGCACGACATCGACCCGCGCTGCGTCTACCCCACGCACGTGCAGCGGAACGAGAAGCTGATGGCCGAGGCCGTGGAGCTCACCAGGCGCGGGTGCAGCGTGGACGTGGACACCATCGCGGAAGACCTGCCGAAGTGGCTCCGCTTCTACCTGGACGCGGGGGGCGACCCGGCGCGCCTCACGGCATCGTCCGACGCCTCCATCAGCAGCCCGCGCGTGCTCTCGGAGCAGGTGCGCTCGTGCGTGACGGAGCACGGCTTTCCGCTGGAGCAGGTGCTCTCGCTGGTCACGCGCAACACCGCGCGCATCCTGAAGCTGGAGATGAAGGGGACGCTGGAGAAGGGGAAGTGGGGCGACATCCTCCTCCTGGAAAAGGGCTCGCTGGAGATCGTCCACGTCCTTTCCAAGGGCGTCTTCATGGTGCGCGACGGGAGCACGGTGGTGGAAGAGCGGTTCCTAGATGACAGCATGCGGGCGATCCACCTGGTAGGGGGGAAGTGCCCCGATCGCGGCTCCGAAGGGTCGCGGCAGTGA
- a CDS encoding SDR family NAD(P)-dependent oxidoreductase, whose protein sequence is MEGKVCVVTGATGGIGGATARGLAARGATVLLVARDAVRGKALRESIARETGNERVRLVRADLSSQAEVRAAAALIAAEHPRVDVLVNNAAVYTRKRAESVDGVELQWAVNHLAPFLLTHLLLDRLRAAGGARVITVSSGAHKGRSIPWNDVEMRRRYFGWRTYGATKLANLLFTRELARRESGIIAHAMHPGVVATELLMRGLPPIRLFRRFLKTPEGGAATVLFLATSPDAAHSTGKYWIDERPAEPDPAALDDEAARRLWRWSEERVGASPDR, encoded by the coding sequence ATGGAGGGAAAGGTATGCGTGGTGACGGGTGCCACCGGGGGGATCGGCGGGGCGACGGCGCGGGGGCTGGCGGCGCGGGGCGCGACGGTGCTCCTGGTGGCGCGCGATGCCGTCCGCGGCAAGGCGCTGCGCGAGTCGATCGCGCGGGAGACGGGGAACGAGCGCGTGCGCCTGGTGCGCGCGGACCTGTCGTCGCAGGCGGAGGTGCGTGCGGCCGCGGCGTTGATCGCGGCGGAGCACCCGCGCGTGGACGTGCTGGTGAACAACGCGGCCGTCTACACCCGCAAGCGCGCCGAGTCGGTGGACGGCGTCGAGCTCCAGTGGGCGGTCAACCACCTCGCGCCCTTTCTGCTGACCCACCTCCTCCTCGACCGCCTGCGTGCGGCGGGCGGTGCGCGGGTGATCACCGTCTCCTCCGGCGCGCACAAGGGGCGATCCATCCCGTGGAACGACGTGGAGATGAGGCGGCGCTACTTCGGCTGGCGGACGTACGGGGCCACGAAGCTGGCGAACCTCCTCTTCACCCGCGAGCTGGCGCGCCGCGAGAGCGGGATCATCGCGCACGCCATGCATCCCGGCGTCGTCGCCACGGAGCTGCTGATGCGCGGACTGCCGCCTATCCGCCTGTTTCGCAGGTTCCTCAAGACTCCGGAGGGAGGCGCCGCGACGGTGCTCTTTCTCGCCACCTCACCGGATGCGGCGCATTCGACCGGGAAGTACTGGATCGACGAGCGCCCCGCCGAACCGGACCCCGCGGCGCTGGACGATGAGGCCGCGCGGCGGCTGTGGCGGTGGAGCGAGGAGAGGGTTGGGGCCTCACCCGATAGGTAA
- a CDS encoding DUF1003 domain-containing protein: MDGAREAPINHQRVIPDRDQTPEMAGVVDRNIVALLERRRDDELRKSTQDRIADRVTRFTGSMLFVYIHLALFGSWIVVNLGWTPVPRFDPSFVVLAMIASVEAIFLSTFVLISQNRMQAQADKRADLDLQVSLLAEHEITQLINLVTEIARRMDVDAAKHPELRELAQDVAPERVLDHIERHERQLNGAGERR, translated from the coding sequence ATGGACGGGGCTCGCGAGGCGCCGATCAACCACCAGCGGGTGATCCCGGACCGGGACCAGACGCCGGAGATGGCCGGCGTGGTGGACCGCAACATCGTCGCCCTCCTCGAGCGCCGGCGCGACGACGAGCTGCGCAAGAGCACGCAGGACCGCATCGCCGACCGGGTGACGCGCTTCACGGGGAGCATGCTCTTCGTGTACATCCACCTGGCGCTCTTCGGCTCGTGGATCGTCGTCAACCTGGGGTGGACGCCGGTCCCGCGCTTCGATCCCTCGTTCGTGGTGCTGGCGATGATCGCGTCGGTGGAGGCGATCTTCCTCTCCACCTTCGTCCTCATTTCGCAGAACCGCATGCAGGCACAGGCGGACAAGCGCGCCGACCTGGACCTCCAGGTCTCTCTCCTGGCCGAGCACGAGATCACCCAGCTCATCAACCTGGTGACCGAGATCGCCCGGCGGATGGACGTGGACGCGGCCAAGCACCCCGAGTTGCGCGAGCTGGCGCAGGACGTGGCTCCCGAGAGGGTGCTGGACCACATCGAGCGCCACGAGCGCCAGCTGAACGGCGCGGGCGAGAGGCGTTAG
- a CDS encoding Uma2 family endonuclease gives MATAFEGRFTPQEYLARERASAGSKCEYVNGHIYAMGGASLAHNRIVWNLARELGIQIRGGPCSASVNDMRVKVPRTEMYTYPDVVIVCGEPRLEDDHFDTLLNPTVIIEVLSPSTERYDRGDKWAHFRQLETLQTYVLVAQDEMRVETFTRRGDEWIYAEASGAEGVLDLPAAGCSVPLDAIYEHVLTGGAPTETGGAAGERMA, from the coding sequence ATGGCAACCGCTTTCGAAGGACGATTCACCCCGCAGGAATACCTCGCTCGCGAGCGCGCCTCAGCCGGCTCGAAGTGCGAGTATGTTAACGGCCACATCTACGCGATGGGCGGCGCAAGCCTCGCGCACAACCGCATCGTTTGGAACCTCGCACGGGAGTTGGGCATTCAGATTCGCGGCGGCCCGTGCAGCGCCAGCGTCAACGATATGCGGGTGAAGGTGCCACGGACGGAGATGTACACGTACCCGGACGTGGTCATCGTATGCGGCGAGCCCAGGCTGGAGGACGACCATTTCGACACGCTGCTGAACCCCACCGTTATCATCGAGGTGCTCTCTCCATCCACGGAGCGGTACGACCGGGGCGACAAGTGGGCGCACTTCCGCCAGCTGGAGACTCTCCAGACGTACGTTCTGGTGGCGCAGGATGAAATGCGCGTAGAGACGTTCACGCGCCGAGGCGATGAGTGGATCTACGCGGAGGCGAGCGGGGCGGAGGGGGTGCTGGACCTTCCGGCGGCGGGCTGCTCGGTGCCGTTGGATGCGATTTACGAGCACGTGCTGACGGGCGGCGCCCCCACGGAAACCGGCGGCGCCGCGGGGGAACGGATGGCGTAA
- a CDS encoding glutamate-cysteine ligase family protein: MKRRRVIVVVSDPSDAAGLPEGLVTSAGRYLEGGAEVAEPGAVVVNLCRSFRYGSTGYYVSLLADARGQQVLPRVETSEGMGEPYGLFRALQEAGIPTVDAAEMSVRRRMADVPQPAAPPPAAGDDAPPAAFHPPLVRCPETSLRPAAEGEVAETLAVLGRTEDPRFRVAARTVFREWPVPLLRIQLVFEEEEWKVCGVAPESPHHLDDEGRRLLSHALADTRRVFRRGTAEPRETRRASIAVLVDPDDIFSPSSPETIDRLERVAARMNVHVHRITLGELRRLPEYDALFIRVLTGVSEPAFQFALRAEALDMPVVDDSQSIIRCGNKVFLEELLRREGIATPRSRIITPHTPWEAVAELGFPFVVKLPDGSFSNAVHKVVSREDYAERSAEMFRRSPLILAQEWLPTEFDWRVTVLDGKLLFAARYFMARGHWQIRSEQKGTERYGRVEAVPRAQAPREVADAAIRAAALIGDGLYGVDLKETPNGPVVIEVNDNPNLDVGYEDAADGNAVYEDLVEFFVRRIEAAAPPPRTAPAPDALERLRAPIRIRGAARAERAYRAFEVAGIELEYPTVDRDLNVVPLVEEAFRVLAGRGTSDVDLGAVGFSNEIADHVFEVKTGAPLRSLADAEAALVEGIGRFSAVLRDEWGARLLPTGMHPWFNPAKGRLWTRSNGRIYGTYARLFDVRTHGWMNVHAAHLNLPLGGEADAVAMHTAASLLIPYLPALAASSPMHDGELQGSADARLAWILEHQARIPESCGELVPEYVESFGDYRRSILQPMYAALDGLPDSAAIRHDFFNARGAVFKFSRRAMEVRVLDTQECVKMDIAVAVFVRSALKFLAARVKAGRIVLPPHPLLVEDFRACIHDGSRALVTAPHLPGDRDAEGRTHARDVLRTLLDGARRAVRRDEAEYLDLAARMIESGSLSERIRAELEPYTEADDEQFTEAARRIYIELADSLDANVPWHGREL, encoded by the coding sequence GTGAAGCGCAGGCGCGTGATCGTGGTGGTGTCCGACCCGTCGGATGCGGCGGGGCTCCCCGAAGGACTGGTGACATCGGCCGGGCGGTACCTGGAAGGCGGGGCGGAGGTGGCGGAGCCCGGCGCGGTGGTGGTGAACCTGTGCCGCTCCTTTCGATACGGATCCACGGGCTACTACGTCTCCCTGCTGGCGGATGCGCGCGGGCAGCAGGTGCTCCCGCGGGTGGAGACGAGCGAGGGGATGGGCGAGCCGTACGGCCTCTTCCGTGCGCTGCAGGAGGCCGGCATCCCCACCGTGGACGCGGCGGAGATGAGCGTGCGGCGGCGGATGGCGGACGTGCCGCAACCCGCCGCGCCGCCCCCCGCCGCCGGCGACGACGCCCCGCCCGCCGCCTTCCACCCGCCGCTGGTGCGCTGCCCTGAGACGTCGCTCCGTCCAGCCGCGGAGGGTGAGGTGGCGGAGACGCTGGCGGTGCTGGGGCGCACCGAGGACCCGCGCTTCCGCGTGGCGGCGCGCACCGTCTTTCGTGAGTGGCCGGTGCCGCTGCTGCGCATCCAGCTCGTCTTCGAGGAAGAGGAGTGGAAGGTGTGCGGCGTCGCGCCCGAGTCGCCGCACCACCTGGACGACGAGGGGCGCCGCCTCCTTTCCCACGCCCTGGCCGACACGCGCCGCGTCTTCCGGCGGGGGACTGCCGAGCCGCGCGAGACCCGGCGTGCCTCCATCGCCGTGCTGGTGGACCCGGACGACATCTTCTCACCGTCGTCCCCCGAGACGATCGACCGGCTGGAGCGGGTGGCGGCGCGGATGAACGTGCACGTGCACCGCATCACCCTCGGCGAGCTGCGGCGGCTGCCGGAGTATGACGCGCTCTTCATCCGCGTACTCACCGGGGTCAGCGAGCCGGCCTTCCAGTTCGCCCTCCGCGCCGAGGCGCTGGACATGCCGGTGGTGGACGACTCGCAGTCCATCATCCGCTGCGGCAACAAGGTCTTCCTGGAGGAGCTGCTGCGGCGCGAGGGGATCGCCACGCCCCGCTCGCGCATCATCACCCCGCACACGCCGTGGGAGGCGGTGGCGGAGCTGGGCTTCCCCTTCGTGGTGAAGCTCCCCGATGGCTCCTTTTCCAACGCGGTGCACAAAGTCGTCTCGCGCGAGGACTACGCGGAGCGCAGCGCGGAGATGTTCCGCCGCTCGCCGCTGATCCTGGCGCAGGAGTGGCTCCCCACCGAGTTCGATTGGCGCGTGACGGTGCTGGACGGGAAGCTCCTTTTCGCCGCGCGCTACTTCATGGCGCGCGGCCACTGGCAGATCCGGTCCGAGCAGAAGGGGACGGAGCGGTACGGCCGCGTGGAGGCGGTGCCGCGCGCCCAGGCACCACGTGAGGTGGCCGATGCCGCCATCCGCGCCGCCGCCCTGATCGGCGACGGGCTGTACGGGGTCGATCTCAAGGAGACGCCGAACGGGCCCGTGGTGATCGAGGTCAACGACAACCCCAACCTGGACGTCGGCTACGAGGACGCGGCGGACGGGAACGCCGTCTACGAAGACCTGGTGGAGTTCTTCGTCCGCAGGATCGAAGCGGCGGCCCCTCCTCCGCGCACCGCGCCCGCCCCGGACGCGCTGGAGCGCCTGCGCGCGCCCATCCGCATCCGCGGCGCGGCGCGGGCGGAGCGCGCGTATCGTGCGTTCGAGGTGGCGGGGATCGAGCTGGAGTACCCCACCGTGGACCGCGACCTCAACGTGGTGCCGCTGGTGGAGGAAGCCTTTCGCGTTCTCGCCGGCCGCGGGACGAGCGACGTGGACCTGGGCGCCGTCGGCTTCAGCAACGAGATCGCCGATCACGTCTTCGAGGTGAAGACGGGCGCACCCCTGCGCTCCCTTGCGGACGCGGAGGCGGCGCTGGTGGAGGGAATCGGGCGCTTCAGCGCGGTGCTGCGCGACGAATGGGGCGCGCGGCTCCTTCCCACGGGGATGCACCCCTGGTTCAACCCGGCCAAGGGGCGGCTCTGGACGCGCTCCAACGGGCGCATCTACGGCACCTACGCGCGCCTCTTCGACGTGCGCACGCACGGGTGGATGAACGTGCACGCCGCCCACCTGAACCTCCCCCTCGGCGGCGAAGCCGACGCGGTGGCGATGCACACAGCCGCCTCGCTCCTGATCCCCTACCTCCCCGCCCTGGCCGCTTCGTCGCCGATGCACGATGGCGAGCTGCAGGGGTCAGCGGACGCACGTCTGGCGTGGATCCTGGAGCACCAGGCCCGCATCCCGGAGAGCTGCGGCGAGCTGGTGCCGGAGTACGTGGAGAGCTTCGGCGACTACCGGCGCAGCATCCTGCAGCCGATGTACGCCGCGCTGGACGGCTTGCCGGATTCGGCGGCCATCCGCCACGACTTCTTCAACGCGCGCGGGGCGGTGTTCAAGTTCAGCCGCCGCGCCATGGAGGTGCGCGTGCTGGACACGCAGGAGTGCGTGAAGATGGACATCGCGGTGGCCGTCTTCGTCCGCTCGGCGCTCAAGTTCCTGGCGGCGCGCGTGAAGGCGGGGCGCATCGTGCTGCCGCCGCACCCGTTGCTGGTGGAGGACTTCCGCGCCTGCATCCACGACGGGAGCCGCGCGCTCGTGACCGCCCCGCACCTCCCCGGGGACCGCGACGCGGAGGGCCGCACCCACGCACGCGACGTCCTGCGCACCCTGCTGGACGGTGCGCGCCGGGCCGTCCGCCGCGACGAAGCGGAGTACCTGGACCTCGCCGCGCGCATGATCGAGTCGGGGAGCCTCTCCGAGCGCATCCGCGCCGAGCTGGAGCCCTACACTGAAGCCGACGACGAGCAGTTCACCGAGGCTGCGCGCCGCATCTACATCGAGCTGGCGGACTCGCTCGACGCAAACGTGCCCTGGCACGGGCGCGAGCTGTAG
- a CDS encoding PDZ domain-containing protein, which translates to MNIPIIRLTIAMAAMAAAPLEAQRCLMRYADLGLQGFECRNCHIQVNDENGVRTFRFGTELTLGRIRPGGPTAGVLREGDVVVAVDGAPITTAEGGRRFGELAPGRAATFTIRRDGRTRDVRVVPGAQCSSSLFPRPPAPPRPPRPPHAPAPPAPPRPGTLLDDDDFPAPPAPPQPPAPPRAPGAARAPRPPAPPAPPTPPTPPMPPVPPSPPEFLPDGWFGFGIGCRRCDVIRENGRTTFAFRSTPLVENVEPGTPAARAGMQRGDQLTHIDGIPLTTAPAWRRFSAVQPGQRVSWTFTRNGRQQTAVMSAMRRPDARNPVASSRAGQRLRYSGAVGGAEVEVRGAPVSVTRDSRTGETVIRSSDLTVRIRPDERP; encoded by the coding sequence ATGAACATCCCAATCATCCGCTTGACCATCGCGATGGCGGCGATGGCGGCGGCTCCCCTGGAGGCGCAGCGCTGCCTGATGCGCTACGCGGACCTGGGGCTCCAGGGCTTCGAATGCCGCAACTGCCACATCCAGGTGAACGACGAGAACGGCGTCCGCACCTTTCGCTTCGGCACGGAGCTGACGCTGGGGCGCATCCGGCCCGGCGGCCCCACGGCCGGCGTGCTGCGCGAGGGCGACGTGGTAGTGGCCGTCGACGGCGCGCCGATCACGACGGCGGAGGGGGGGCGGCGCTTCGGCGAGCTCGCACCGGGGCGGGCGGCCACCTTCACCATCCGCCGCGACGGGCGCACCCGCGACGTGCGAGTGGTGCCCGGCGCGCAGTGCAGTTCGTCGCTCTTCCCGCGTCCACCGGCGCCTCCGCGTCCGCCCCGGCCCCCGCACGCGCCTGCGCCGCCCGCGCCGCCGCGCCCGGGCACTCTCCTGGACGACGACGACTTCCCCGCGCCGCCGGCACCGCCCCAGCCGCCTGCTCCACCCCGGGCGCCCGGCGCGGCGAGGGCACCGCGGCCGCCCGCACCCCCGGCTCCGCCCACGCCGCCGACACCGCCCATGCCACCGGTCCCGCCGTCGCCGCCGGAGTTCCTTCCGGACGGGTGGTTCGGGTTCGGGATCGGGTGCCGCCGGTGCGACGTGATCCGCGAGAATGGCCGCACCACGTTCGCCTTCCGCTCCACCCCGCTGGTGGAGAACGTGGAGCCCGGCACCCCGGCCGCCCGCGCCGGCATGCAGCGCGGCGACCAGCTGACCCACATCGACGGGATTCCGCTGACGACGGCCCCCGCCTGGCGCCGGTTCAGCGCGGTGCAGCCGGGGCAGCGGGTGAGCTGGACCTTTACCCGCAACGGTCGCCAGCAGACGGCCGTCATGTCGGCCATGCGGCGCCCGGATGCTCGCAACCCGGTCGCCTCTTCGCGGGCGGGGCAGCGGCTGCGCTACTCGGGCGCGGTGGGCGGCGCGGAGGTGGAGGTGCGCGGCGCCCCCGTCAGCGTCACCCGCGACTCGCGCACCGGCGAAACGGTCATCCGCAGCAGCGACCTCACCGTCCGCATCCGCCCGGACGAGCGGCCGTAA
- a CDS encoding M14 family metallopeptidase codes for MPASIRRTALASLLLAAAPLGAQTEPRTRPERSGFRETSRYDEVVAFMEAVDARSPRVHLTTFGYTLEGRRLPLAVVGNVRDASPEAVRASGKTIVYLQGNIHAGEVEGKEALQLLLRQLAGGAHAAWADSLVLLIAPIYNADGNERVNLTNRPHQLGPVGGMGQRPNAQGLDLNRDHVKLDSPEARSLLEMARAYDPHVWVDLHTTNGTFHAYHLTYAPPLHPNTDALVAGPLTGDWLPAVVRAMKRKHGRELHDYGNVPNPESTWAAARGAERGWYTFDHRPRFSNNYAGLRNRFGILSEAYAYLSFEDRIAVTGEFVEEVLAWAHANATRIRRATEAADRRTLAGGRLAVTARLHRGAQPIEILMGAVDTLRHPYTGEIMMRRRDVARPERMADFSTFEAAETEVVPAAWLVPAELAEVADRLAAHGVRFERLAAPQRMMVEEFRIDSTRAAEQPFQNHRERRVWGRYVRTERVVPAGTLRVTSSQPLGRLAFTLLEPRSDDGFLNWNLMDAALEKAPGVYPVVRVMAGATGG; via the coding sequence ATGCCCGCATCCATCCGCCGGACCGCGCTGGCCTCGCTCCTCCTGGCCGCCGCGCCCCTCGGCGCCCAGACGGAGCCGCGCACCCGTCCCGAACGGTCCGGCTTCCGCGAGACGTCGCGCTACGACGAGGTGGTCGCCTTCATGGAGGCGGTCGACGCCCGCTCGCCGCGCGTCCACCTCACCACCTTTGGCTACACGCTGGAGGGTCGCCGCCTTCCGCTCGCGGTAGTGGGCAACGTGCGCGATGCGTCGCCCGAAGCGGTGCGCGCCTCGGGGAAGACGATCGTCTACCTGCAGGGGAACATCCATGCGGGCGAGGTGGAGGGGAAGGAGGCGCTCCAGCTGCTTCTGCGCCAGCTTGCGGGCGGGGCGCACGCGGCGTGGGCCGACTCGCTCGTCCTTCTCATCGCGCCCATCTACAACGCGGACGGAAACGAGCGGGTGAACCTGACGAACCGGCCGCACCAGCTGGGGCCGGTCGGCGGGATGGGGCAGCGGCCCAACGCGCAGGGGCTGGACCTGAACCGCGACCACGTCAAGCTGGACTCGCCGGAGGCGCGCTCGCTGCTGGAGATGGCGCGCGCGTACGACCCGCACGTGTGGGTGGACCTGCACACGACCAACGGCACCTTCCACGCGTACCACCTGACCTACGCGCCCCCGCTGCACCCCAACACCGACGCGCTGGTGGCGGGGCCGCTGACCGGGGATTGGCTCCCGGCGGTGGTGCGCGCGATGAAGCGGAAGCACGGGCGCGAGCTGCACGACTACGGCAACGTCCCCAACCCGGAGAGCACCTGGGCGGCGGCGCGCGGGGCGGAGCGCGGGTGGTACACCTTTGACCACCGCCCGCGCTTCAGCAACAACTACGCGGGGCTGCGCAACCGCTTCGGCATCCTGAGCGAGGCGTACGCGTACCTCTCCTTCGAGGACCGGATCGCGGTGACGGGCGAGTTCGTGGAGGAGGTGCTGGCCTGGGCGCACGCGAACGCCACCCGCATCCGCCGCGCGACCGAGGCCGCGGACCGCCGCACGCTGGCGGGCGGGCGCCTGGCCGTCACCGCGCGGCTGCATCGCGGCGCGCAGCCCATCGAGATCCTGATGGGTGCCGTCGACACCCTGCGCCACCCCTACACCGGCGAGATCATGATGCGCCGGCGCGACGTGGCGCGCCCGGAGCGGATGGCCGACTTCTCCACCTTTGAGGCCGCGGAGACGGAGGTGGTGCCCGCCGCCTGGCTCGTCCCCGCGGAGCTGGCGGAGGTGGCCGACCGCCTGGCCGCGCACGGCGTGCGCTTCGAGCGCCTCGCCGCTCCGCAGCGGATGATGGTGGAGGAGTTCCGCATCGACTCCACGCGCGCCGCGGAGCAGCCCTTCCAGAACCACCGCGAGCGACGCGTGTGGGGCCGCTACGTCCGCACGGAGCGTGTCGTGCCCGCGGGGACGCTGCGGGTGACCTCATCGCAGCCGCTCGGCCGGCTGGCGTTCACCCTGCTGGAGCCGCGCTCGGATGACGGGTTCCTCAACTGGAACCTGATGGACGCCGCGCTGGAGAAGGCGCCGGGGGTGTACCCGGTGGTGCGGGTTATGGCCGGGGCCACCGGGGGATGA
- a CDS encoding cyanophycinase: MSKEDGSGKVGRLVVIGGAEEKEGGDMDILSRVVELAGGDQARIIVCSSPSGEAEEAFETYRKVFEELGVAEVIPAVIEERNEADTPELLEAVQRATAVFITGGDQLKLVALIAGTHFAEGIRDRLFHDGLIVAGTSAGAAAMSGVMLIGGTSEGSVRRADISLAPGLGLWRDTVVDTHFSQRGRVSRLMTVFAHNPQVLGIGIDENTAVEVQLGERLTVLGENAVMVFDGHVTHSSAPKASDEDVLALTDALVHVLPKGYGFDLQTHRPILPDGDRVPTPISPTSGGSRTAELGTGD; this comes from the coding sequence ATGTCGAAAGAGGACGGATCGGGGAAGGTCGGGCGGCTGGTGGTGATCGGCGGCGCCGAGGAGAAGGAGGGCGGCGACATGGACATCCTCAGCCGCGTGGTGGAGCTGGCGGGGGGTGACCAGGCGCGCATCATCGTCTGCTCGTCGCCGTCGGGCGAGGCGGAGGAGGCGTTCGAGACCTACCGCAAGGTGTTCGAGGAGCTGGGCGTGGCGGAAGTCATCCCGGCGGTGATCGAAGAGCGCAACGAGGCGGACACCCCCGAGCTGCTGGAGGCGGTGCAGCGCGCGACCGCCGTCTTCATCACCGGGGGAGACCAGCTCAAGCTCGTGGCGCTGATCGCGGGGACGCACTTCGCGGAGGGGATTCGCGACCGCCTCTTCCACGACGGCCTGATCGTGGCCGGCACCAGCGCGGGCGCCGCGGCCATGAGCGGCGTGATGCTGATCGGCGGCACCAGTGAGGGCTCCGTGCGGCGCGCGGACATCTCGCTCGCCCCCGGCCTGGGGCTGTGGCGCGACACGGTGGTGGACACCCACTTCAGCCAGCGCGGCAGGGTGAGCCGCCTCATGACGGTCTTCGCGCACAACCCTCAGGTGCTGGGCATCGGGATCGACGAGAACACCGCGGTCGAGGTGCAGCTCGGGGAGCGCCTTACCGTGCTGGGGGAGAACGCCGTGATGGTCTTCGACGGCCACGTCACCCACTCCAGCGCCCCCAAGGCGAGCGACGAGGACGTGCTGGCGCTGACTGACGCGCTGGTCCACGTGCTCCCCAAAGGGTACGGCTTCGACCTGCAGACGCATCGCCCCATCCTCCCGGACGGCGACCGCGTGCCCACTCCCATCTCGCCCACCAGCGGTGGGAGCCGCACGGCGGAGCTGGGTACCGGCGACTGA
- a CDS encoding SMP-30/gluconolactonase/LRE family protein, with the protein MPEPRPAAVLRARARLGEGPSWDAAEGVLWWVDVWDYRVHRWDPRTGEDRAFDMGEATAFAVPARGGAVVGLRQRVVRLDAATGRVETLAGVPGLDPRERINDGKCDPRGRLWFGTQAKEDGKASIWRLDGAGLRRMGGGLTIANGFAWSPDERTMYLADSPAKRIYACPFDADAGTLGERRLFAELSDEDSFPDGASTDAEGCLWSAQWEGGCVIRFAPDGRRAGRIDLPVPIPTSCAFGGAERRELYVTTAQIGLGDEQIEGAWESGDLFRIPVDVPGVPVARFVG; encoded by the coding sequence ATGCCCGAGCCCCGACCCGCCGCCGTCCTCCGCGCCCGCGCCCGCCTGGGCGAGGGACCCTCGTGGGACGCCGCGGAGGGGGTGCTCTGGTGGGTGGACGTGTGGGACTACCGCGTGCACCGCTGGGACCCCCGCACCGGCGAGGACCGCGCCTTCGACATGGGCGAGGCCACCGCCTTTGCCGTTCCCGCACGGGGCGGCGCCGTGGTGGGGCTGCGCCAGCGCGTCGTGCGGCTGGACGCGGCGACGGGGCGGGTGGAGACGCTCGCCGGGGTTCCGGGGCTCGACCCGCGCGAGCGCATCAACGACGGCAAGTGCGACCCCCGGGGCCGCCTCTGGTTCGGCACCCAGGCGAAAGAGGACGGCAAGGCCTCGATCTGGCGGCTGGACGGCGCCGGGCTGCGGCGGATGGGCGGCGGGCTCACCATCGCCAACGGCTTCGCGTGGAGCCCGGACGAGCGCACGATGTACCTCGCCGACTCTCCCGCGAAGCGGATCTACGCCTGCCCCTTCGACGCGGACGCGGGCACGCTGGGTGAGCGCCGCCTCTTCGCGGAGCTGTCGGACGAGGACAGCTTCCCGGACGGCGCCTCCACCGATGCCGAGGGGTGCCTCTGGTCGGCGCAGTGGGAGGGCGGGTGCGTCATCCGCTTCGCGCCGGACGGGCGGCGGGCGGGGCGCATCGACCTCCCCGTGCCCATCCCCACGAGCTGCGCGTTCGGCGGGGCGGAGCGGCGCGAGCTGTACGTGACCACCGCGCAGATAGGCCTGGGCGACGAGCAGATCGAGGGCGCGTGGGAGTCCGGCGACCTCTTCCGCATCCCGGTGGACGTGCCCGGAGTGCCGGTGGCGAGGTTCGTGGGTTGA